Part of the Methylomonas rapida genome is shown below.
GCGCTCAAAAATACCCGTCAAAAGCTCCCGTTGGATATAGACTTCTCGCAAAATGGGGGCTTGCTGGAATAGAAAAAGCAAAACGGTTTGCTGATCGGCAGAGAGTTCCATCCAGCGCTTCCGAAAAGCCCACATCGCGCCTTTCAGCTTGGCATAATCCTCGGCAGACAGGGTATTCTTGAGTTTTTTCATTTCCGCCTTGCGGACCTGGTCGGCGCCGTCTCGATAATGCTTGGCGACATGGAAGCGATCAACCACCACCTCGACGCCGGGCAATGTCTCATAGACGGCGTTGCGATACCCTTCATACATGTCCACGCAGACGCGTTGTAACGCGTGTTGCTGTGCCTCGGGAATATTCTGCAAAAAGGCTTTAACCGTTTCTTTTTTGCGGTCGGGCAGCACCGCCAGAATCCGCTTATGGTCCTCGGTATCGATAGCCGACACGATGACCACAAAATCTTGATGCCCTTTTTTCAAAGCGATTTCATCCAGTCCCAGCAAGCGAATGCCTTGGATGGCAGACCAATCAACTTGTTGGGCCACGTGCCGATTGATAATCCCTTCCGCCGCTTCGGCGCTGATGCCGTGCTTCACGTCCATGTCGGTCACGCTGCTGTTGATCAATTCACGCAATATCCACTGCTCATACGCTTTGGTATGGGGGCTTTTCCAGTTATACCAGCCACATTGTTGCGTGGTCGTCGGACCTTTGGGGCAGTCAGGGCATCGATAGCGCTTGGGGGTTAGCTTGATCCAAACCGGCCGATCGAAAATCGACAAATGACGCAAGGTGATTTCTCTGCCATAGCCATAAAACTTATCGATCCTCTGGCCGCATTGATGGCAGGTTGCACTGGTTAACGTACTACTGACCGTGATGATGAACTCGCCTTTGGCGGTGGTTTCAACTTTTTCGATACAAACATCAGGTATATCCAGCGGTATTTGAAGTAGCGACTGTGTCATCACGATACTCCAGCGTTAAATTGTCGACCTTAGCAAAACTCACTGTGGCAGGCAAAGACTATAGCACTACATGTAGTGGTTTCTCCGCAAAATACGGAAGAGCCAATTATCAAAGCGTCTACAGGACGATTTTCCTGATTATTTTCTCGGTACAGTATATTTTGATTCCACATACTCTGATTGGGATAGAGAAATTACTGTTTTTATTCATAAAGTATTGGACGCTAAACATGGCACTTGAAATATTGCTACTCGAAGATGATCCTTCAAAAAAGAACCGACTATTGAGCTTGTTAAATTCTAGAAAAGAGTTGTTTGGTCAAATTGATACAGCACTTTGTACTTCAGACGCAAAACGTATGCTAAAGTCAAAATATTACGACCTATTTATTGCAGATGTTGTAGTACCTAGTGATCTTGGCGGGGAAAAAAGCGAAGAAAACTGCATTGCTCTTTTTGAGGAGCTAGATGATGGTTTTGACGGAATTACATGTCCAAACTTTTCACTTCCAATGAGTTCTTCTAATGAATTAAGCGCAACTGCCCATGAGTTCTTTAAAGGGCGCCCCTGGGGTATTTTGCCTTACACCGATACAAGCGATGAGTGCTTAGACACAATCGAGAAGGTAGCTAGATTTGTGTTGGCAGATAAAGAAAGAGATTTAGATAATTCATCCTGTGACATTTTCATTATAACGGCACTTATGGAGCCGGAATTTGCCGCAATTGAATCACTCGGTCTAGAGTGGGGTGCATTTGAACCTCTCGATAGTTCGCAATTGCTTCGTTTTGGAGAAATTCGTATTGGAGATAAAGACTATAAAATTGCCGCTGGGTTTAGCACCAGGATGGGGCCTGTCGCATCAGCTATATTAACTGTTAAAGCGCTATTAAAATTGAAGCCTAAATTAGTAATCATGGCTGGTATTTGTGCAGGGATTCCTGGAAAAGCAGAAATTGGAGATGTTATCGCAGCAGATATATCTTGGGATTGGCAAAGTGGCAAATACATTGATAAGTCAGGTCAAGAAGCATTTGAAATTGCGCCACACCAGCTGGGTTTGGATGATCAATGTCGCAATCAACTTCTGCTACTCAAGCGTGATAAAGATTTTTGGAATTCACTTGCCCCTATGGCAGTTCGAACAAAGGTAGATATACCAAAACTTATCCTTGGACCGATGGCAACTGGATCATCAGTGTTGGCTGATGCACGTGTAACCGAGCGAATCAAAGCAAGTCAACATAAAAACGTGGCTGGGCTTGACATGGAGACTTACGCGGTGTTCGCGGCAGCGAACGCCTGTAATCCAAAAGTCAAAGTCATGTCCCTTAAATCAGTTTGTGACAAAGGCGATGTTAAAAAGAACGACGAATACCAAGAATACGCTGCCAACGTATCAGCAGCCACAGTATTTCAGTTCCTCAAAAATTATGTTGCACCTTTACTGTAGCCCTTAACAGGCTCTTGAAATTTGAAAATCTTTTCCACTTTGGGCGGTATATATACAATTTTCACAACACACTTGCATGTAAGCAATTGATTGTTATCTAAAATTCTTGATCTAAAAACTTATCGGTAGCGGCCAGCACAGGAATAAGCGTGGTATCCACATACTGGGCACCAGTTGCATCAATGGGCTTTTGATTGCTCTTTTTAGCGGCGAGAGCTTCATGGCCATTGCCAGCTAGTAACTCATCCAGCATGGGTTGGTAGCCGGGTTGCCAAGCATCGAGGCCTTCAAACGAGTGGCGTAACGATTTTATAATCTGCATGCCGGAATAATCTAAATCCCCCCAGAACCAAACCGGCAATGCTTCGGCATCACGGATTAGCCAATGACAAAAGCGCTGGCAATCTTGATGCGTTAAGTTGCCATGAGCCGCAAAATACACCGATACACCCGATTCAGTGCGCAAACGCTTGGCACTGCCTTTGAACCCGG
Proteins encoded:
- a CDS encoding ISL3 family transposase; the encoded protein is MTQSLLQIPLDIPDVCIEKVETTAKGEFIITVSSTLTSATCHQCGQRIDKFYGYGREITLRHLSIFDRPVWIKLTPKRYRCPDCPKGPTTTQQCGWYNWKSPHTKAYEQWILRELINSSVTDMDVKHGISAEAAEGIINRHVAQQVDWSAIQGIRLLGLDEIALKKGHQDFVVIVSAIDTEDHKRILAVLPDRKKETVKAFLQNIPEAQQHALQRVCVDMYEGYRNAVYETLPGVEVVVDRFHVAKHYRDGADQVRKAEMKKLKNTLSAEDYAKLKGAMWAFRKRWMELSADQQTVLLFLFQQAPILREVYIQRELLTGIFERRLNKAEAEKALDRWMEHIKVLKLKGFDAFVKTYQNWRNEITNYFIRRETSGFVEGLNNKIKSIKRRCFGIYNTVRLFQHIWLDIEGRRLFGYA
- a CDS encoding 5'-methylthioadenosine/S-adenosylhomocysteine nucleosidase family protein, with protein sequence MALEILLLEDDPSKKNRLLSLLNSRKELFGQIDTALCTSDAKRMLKSKYYDLFIADVVVPSDLGGEKSEENCIALFEELDDGFDGITCPNFSLPMSSSNELSATAHEFFKGRPWGILPYTDTSDECLDTIEKVARFVLADKERDLDNSSCDIFIITALMEPEFAAIESLGLEWGAFEPLDSSQLLRFGEIRIGDKDYKIAAGFSTRMGPVASAILTVKALLKLKPKLVIMAGICAGIPGKAEIGDVIAADISWDWQSGKYIDKSGQEAFEIAPHQLGLDDQCRNQLLLLKRDKDFWNSLAPMAVRTKVDIPKLILGPMATGSSVLADARVTERIKASQHKNVAGLDMETYAVFAAANACNPKVKVMSLKSVCDKGDVKKNDEYQEYAANVSAATVFQFLKNYVAPLL